Sequence from the Rhizobium etli CFN 42 genome:
TCAGGCTTGGGTCGAGTTCGATGATCATCTGGCCCGCCGCGAGCTGCCGTTCCAGCTCACCCGCCCGCTCCATCTTCTCGGTAATGTTGCCGAGCGTCTTCGTAATGCCGCCGACCGGCACGCCGACACGTTCCTGCGGCACGAACCCGGCGATCGGGCGATTGTCGCGGGGGGCGATCGCTTCCACCCTTGCCGCGCTCGGAGCGGAGATTTCGATGAGGTTCTTGCGCGCCATTTCTATCTCCTTCCCCAGGTGGAGCGAATATGCGCTTCGATCTCGCCATTCACGAGGTTCAGCGACTCCAGCGCCCGATCATAAGTTCCGCGCGTGAACTGCGACCGCTCGACTTCGTAGAGTGTCTGCTTGGTGACGCCGGCATCGGAAACGGCCGTCGATTTCACCATGGCATTGTGGAGCATGCGATTGCCGAAGATCGCCCGCATGAAGCCGGTCATCTGGCTCTGCGGCCCGTCATTCGGCTCGAACCGGGTCACGAGATAGCGCATCCAGTCATAGCTGGTGCGCCCGCCGGCCCTCTCGACGACCGACATCAGTTCGCTCGTCATCGTCAGGAACTGCGACATCGACATGACGTCGAGCATCTGCGGGTGAACGGTGATCAACACCGAAGTCGCCGCGCAGAGCGCCGACATCGTCAGGAAGCCGAGCTGCGGCGGGCAGTCGACGACGACGATGTCGTAGAGGCTTTCGATATCGGTCAGCACCTCGCCGATACGGGCAAAGAACATCGTCTCCGCCGTGCCCGATGCCATGGCCTTCGGCGTCTCGTGCTCGAATTCCATCAATTCCAGATTGCCGGGAATGAGATGCAGGTTCGGCGTATAGGTGGCGCGCACGATATCGGCGATCGGGCGCGGATCGTCATAGCGGATTGCGCCGTAGATCGTTTCGCCCTCGCCGACGTCGAATTCCGGCTGATGGCCGAACAGCGCGGACAAGGAGGCCTGCGGGTCGAGGTCGACGGCAAGCACGCGGTAGCCCCGGAGCGCCATGAACTGCGCAAAATGGGCCGCGGTCGTGGTCTTGCCCGACCCACCCTTGAAATTCATCACGGAGACGATCTGGAGCTTTTCGCCCGGCCTGCGGGCCGGCACATATTTCGGCGTTCCGTTCCGCTCGTCGAGGACGCGGCGGATCCGATCCATGTCGGTTGCGCTATAGAGCCGTCGTCCGTTTGCCAGCGGATCCGGACCATGGCCGTCGGCCGCCACCTGCCGGAGATAACCTTCGCCGATGCCGATGAAGGCCGCGGCCTCTGCCGGAGAAAATGTCCTGATCGTCTTTTGCGATAGCGGAGGAAAGATTTTGGCCTGATGCTGCTGAAGTTGATAGGACAACTCCTTCGCATCCGTTGCCAGAAGCGACGGAAGGTGCTCTTGATCATCTTGAAGAGCAAGACTCGGCTGCATGATCTCTTTCCTGCGTAACTGCGCAATTTTGAACGAAAGCGCTTCAGTTGCGCAGTTACTATATGCCGCGATTCGTGACCGAATTACAAATGCTTAACCAGAACGCGCATCAGAGCCGGCAAAACGGGCTCCGGAAACCGGAGGTTTGACGGATTGAACGGCGGTGATTCGCACCGCGCAAGATGCCGACAGGCAAGGCCTCGATTCTCATTATACATGTGAAATTCATTGCGATTTTGCGGCACAGCGGCACAGACAGGCTCAAGGTAACCATGGCCCGTCATCCTTCAGGTGTTGTCGCCGTTGGTCATCACGACCCGTCAAAACCCTTTGTTCGGTTCGAGAATGCTTAGGCTGCGGTTCGTACGGCAGCCGAGCAATTTCACCGCGGCGATGCGCGATCGCTTCCGTCCAAATAGTGTCAGCCACTGCCGTCTTTCGGTGACATGCCGATGGTCATCGCACTATGCCCTATGAGCAGCCGACAAGCCGCCTGCCTGTTTCTTAGTCCCGATTAGCAACCACCGGCAAGCTTCCTTCGTTTGGAAGACGGGATTCAGTCTGCCGTGCGGCGGAGACGAGGCGTCGCTTTGCGCGGATCGAATGCCATTGTTGGTCGATCAGGACTCCCATGAGGATCACGCCACCCATGACGGCGAAGTTCAGCGACGAGGGAATGCCGAGCAGGTTCACAAGGTTTTGCAACTCTTGCAGCAGGACTGTGCCCAGCACGACCCCGACGATCGATCCCTCACCGCCGCGAAGTGAAAAGCCGCCGAGCACGGCGGCGGCGATCGCGTAGAGCTCGTAGAACTGGCCATGGCTCGCCGGCGAGATCGAGCGCGTGTACATGGCGAAATAGATCGCCGAAAGCGCCGTAAGCAGTCCGCAGATGACATAGGCCGTCATAACCAAACGGTCAGTCCGGATACCTGAATAGCGAGCCGCCTCTTCGTTTTTTCCAACCGCGTAAAGATAACGTCCGAAGACAGAGCGATGAAGCACCAGCCACATGGCCACGGCAATGACGACCATAGCAATGAAGGTGCTCGGAATGCCATAGAACCGTCCGGCGGTCAGAAACTCGAGCTCCGGGAAATTCTGGCCGAAAGCAAA
This genomic interval carries:
- the repA gene encoding plasmid partitioning protein RepA, whose protein sequence is MQPSLALQDDQEHLPSLLATDAKELSYQLQQHQAKIFPPLSQKTIRTFSPAEAAAFIGIGEGYLRQVAADGHGPDPLANGRRLYSATDMDRIRRVLDERNGTPKYVPARRPGEKLQIVSVMNFKGGSGKTTTAAHFAQFMALRGYRVLAVDLDPQASLSALFGHQPEFDVGEGETIYGAIRYDDPRPIADIVRATYTPNLHLIPGNLELMEFEHETPKAMASGTAETMFFARIGEVLTDIESLYDIVVVDCPPQLGFLTMSALCAATSVLITVHPQMLDVMSMSQFLTMTSELMSVVERAGGRTSYDWMRYLVTRFEPNDGPQSQMTGFMRAIFGNRMLHNAMVKSTAVSDAGVTKQTLYEVERSQFTRGTYDRALESLNLVNGEIEAHIRSTWGRR
- a CDS encoding ABC transporter permease, with the protein product MIKKDLGLLLLIVVVGVVVAIINPRFLLPINLANTANLIGLFGILSMGQAFVIITGGIELSVGSLVALLGVLFVDFIAVQYMPWTLALPLILLLGAVMGAVHGWLITRLNLQPFVVTLCGLLIYRGAARFYTADGTAGFAFGQNFPELEFLTAGRFYGIPSTFIAMVVIAVAMWLVLHRSVFGRYLYAVGKNEEAARYSGIRTDRLVMTAYVICGLLTALSAIYFAMYTRSISPASHGQFYELYAIAAAVLGGFSLRGGEGSIVGVVLGTVLLQELQNLVNLLGIPSSLNFAVMGGVILMGVLIDQQWHSIRAKRRLVSAARQTESRLPNEGSLPVVANRD